From a region of the Cucumis sativus cultivar 9930 chromosome 6, Cucumber_9930_V3, whole genome shotgun sequence genome:
- the LOC101206973 gene encoding protein SUPPRESSOR OF FRI 4 isoform X2, giving the protein MGKKKKRVSSKVWCYYCDREFDDEKILVQHQKAKHFKCHVCHKKLSTAGGMVIHVLQVHKESVTKVPNAKPGREATDIEIYGMQGIPPDVLAAHYGEEEEESLSKVAKVEMPSTQMVGGVVPGSLGIMYPPQPGLASMQPIYPSTGQAQPTAWPVPPRPQPWFPPNSAVSIPPPVQLGYAQQPLFPVQTARPPLPVSSTPMLQPLQITPPGLTSTTPTASVSQPLFPVVSNSHGPTQSSPFSSSTLSASIPLTSAADIKGSVTHLGTNFSTIGNQVANIPGGILSNSHSYASGPNTGGPSIGPPPVIANKAPTQPSTNEVYLVWDDEAMSMEERRMSLTKYQVHDETSQMSSIDAAIDKRILESRLAGRMPF; this is encoded by the exons atggggaagaagaagaagagagtttCGTCTAAGGTATGGTGCTACTATTGCGATAGAGAATTCGATGACGAGAAGATATTGGTTCAGCATCAGAAGGCTAAACACTTCAAATGCCATGTCTGTCACAAGAAGCTTTCTACTGCCGGCGGTATGGTCATCCACGTTCTTCAGGTCCACAAAGAGTCAGTCACCAA AGTTCCTAATGCAAAACCAGGCAGAGAAGCAACAGATATTGAAATCTATGGAATGCAAGGAATTCCTCCTGATGTGTTGGCAGCACACTATGGAGAGGAGG AAGAAGAGTCCTTGTCAAAGGTGGCCAAAGTGGAGATGCCATCAACTCAGATGGTTGGAGGTGTGGTGCCCGGATCGCTGGGTATAATGTACCCTCCTCAGCCTGGTTTAGCTTCAATGCAACCTAT TTATCCTTCAACTGGACAAGCACAGCCTACTGCCTGGCCTGTTCCACCGCGTCCCCAACCTTGGTTCCCCCCAAATTCAGCTGTTTCAATTCCTCCTCCTGTCCAATTGGGCTATGCTCAGCAGCCCCTATTTCCTGTGCAGACTGCAAGGCCTCCACTTCCAGTATCATCAACTCCTATGCTCCAGCCTTTACAGATAACGCCTCCTGGATTGACTTCAACTACACCTACAGCTTCTGTATCTCAACCGTTGTTCCCTGTTGTTAGTAATAGCCATGGACCTACCCAAAGctctcctttttcttcatctACACTTTCAGCAAGCATTCCTTTGACCTCGGCAGCAGATATAAAGGGCTCAGTGACACATCTCGGTACCAACTTTTCTACAATTGGAAATCAAGTTGCAAACATTCCAG GTGGAATATTAAGCAATTCACACTCCTATGCTTCGGGACCAAATACAGGTGGTCCTTCTATCGGACCACCTCCTGTAATTGCAAATAAAGCTCCTACTCAACCATCAACAAATGAAGTATATTTGGTTTGGGATGATGAGGCAATGTCTATG GAGGAGAGAAGAATGTCCTTAACTAAGTATCAGGTGCATGATGAAACTAGCCAG ATGAGTTCAATTGATGCAGCCATAGACAAACGAATCTTGGAAAGCAGGCTTGCTGGCCGAATGCCATTTTAG
- the LOC101206973 gene encoding protein SUPPRESSOR OF FRI 4 isoform X1, producing MGKKKKRVSSKVWCYYCDREFDDEKILVQHQKAKHFKCHVCHKKLSTAGGMVIHVLQVHKESVTKVPNAKPGREATDIEIYGMQGIPPDVLAAHYGEEEEESLSKVAKVEMPSTQMVGGVVPGSLGIMYPPQPGLASMQPIYPSTGQAQPTAWPVPPRPQPWFPPNSAVSIPPPVQLGYAQQPLFPVQTARPPLPVSSTPMLQPLQITPPGLTSTTPTASVSQPLFPVVSNSHGPTQSSPFSSSTLSASIPLTSAADIKGSVTHLGTNFSTIGNQVANIPGGILSNSHSYASGPNTGGPSIGPPPVIANKAPTQPSTNEVYLVWDDEAMSMEERRMSLTKYQVHDETSQFARHTTKSCGHQKAQVGIYVIPLTVCV from the exons atggggaagaagaagaagagagtttCGTCTAAGGTATGGTGCTACTATTGCGATAGAGAATTCGATGACGAGAAGATATTGGTTCAGCATCAGAAGGCTAAACACTTCAAATGCCATGTCTGTCACAAGAAGCTTTCTACTGCCGGCGGTATGGTCATCCACGTTCTTCAGGTCCACAAAGAGTCAGTCACCAA AGTTCCTAATGCAAAACCAGGCAGAGAAGCAACAGATATTGAAATCTATGGAATGCAAGGAATTCCTCCTGATGTGTTGGCAGCACACTATGGAGAGGAGG AAGAAGAGTCCTTGTCAAAGGTGGCCAAAGTGGAGATGCCATCAACTCAGATGGTTGGAGGTGTGGTGCCCGGATCGCTGGGTATAATGTACCCTCCTCAGCCTGGTTTAGCTTCAATGCAACCTAT TTATCCTTCAACTGGACAAGCACAGCCTACTGCCTGGCCTGTTCCACCGCGTCCCCAACCTTGGTTCCCCCCAAATTCAGCTGTTTCAATTCCTCCTCCTGTCCAATTGGGCTATGCTCAGCAGCCCCTATTTCCTGTGCAGACTGCAAGGCCTCCACTTCCAGTATCATCAACTCCTATGCTCCAGCCTTTACAGATAACGCCTCCTGGATTGACTTCAACTACACCTACAGCTTCTGTATCTCAACCGTTGTTCCCTGTTGTTAGTAATAGCCATGGACCTACCCAAAGctctcctttttcttcatctACACTTTCAGCAAGCATTCCTTTGACCTCGGCAGCAGATATAAAGGGCTCAGTGACACATCTCGGTACCAACTTTTCTACAATTGGAAATCAAGTTGCAAACATTCCAG GTGGAATATTAAGCAATTCACACTCCTATGCTTCGGGACCAAATACAGGTGGTCCTTCTATCGGACCACCTCCTGTAATTGCAAATAAAGCTCCTACTCAACCATCAACAAATGAAGTATATTTGGTTTGGGATGATGAGGCAATGTCTATG GAGGAGAGAAGAATGTCCTTAACTAAGTATCAGGTGCATGATGAAACTAGCCAG TTTGCACGCCATACCACCAAATCTTGTGGGCATCAAAAGGCTCAAGTAGGTATTTATGTTATCCCACTTACAGTGTGTGTATAA
- the LOC101205875 gene encoding polygalacturonase QRT3 gives MASKPLLFFILLSLPILPFLSSATPSLDSHSSPAPPTHFSGGSSSHYHRHFSNLRKLKSSLSVRHESAPSAPNPSFITTPPSGARVYHVTSYGADPTGKTDSTDSLLKAFSDVYNSNGEGSLMEGIKNLGGVQINLDGGNFMISRPLRLPGVGVGNVVIHGGSLRASDDFPSDGYLIELSSSSSAPKNSFDNQKTINSSSQDAILISSPSSYNYEYISFKDLLLDSNFRGGGISVLNSLRITIDNCYITHFTTIGISVQGGHETYIRSSFLGQHITAGGDPGERNFSGTGISLLGNDNAVTDVVIFSAATGVLVQGQANVLTGVHCYNKATGFGGTGIYLQLPGLTQTRILNSYMDYTGIVAEDPVQLQIANTFFLGDSYITLKSMNGVASGVNIVDNMFSGSDKGVAIVQLDESKSAFKQVDQVVVERNNVRGMQAKSTVGSAELEGNGTSWVLDFNPVLLFPNLIKNVQYTFRSIDNGFPKHIVRNVSDNRVVIETDVAVVGSVFARVDQGTS, from the exons ATGGCATCAAAACCACTCCTCTTTTTCATATTACTATCCCTTCCAATCCtcccatttctttcttctgcAACACCAAGTTTGGATTCCCATTCTTCTCCGGCGCCACCCACCCATTTTTCAGGCGGAAGCTCCTCCCATTACCACCGCCATTTCTCTAATTTACGCAAACTCAAATCCTCCCTCTCTGTTCGCCACGAGTCCGCCCCCTCTGCCCCAAATCCCAGTTTTATAACGACA CCACCATCTGGCGCTCGTGTGTATCACGTGACATCGTATGGAGCCGATCCCACCGGAAAAACCGATAGCACAGATTCGCTTCTGAAGGCATTTTCGGACGTTTACAATTCTAACGGTGAAGGCTCGTTGATGGAGGGCATCAAGAATCTAGGAGGCGTTCAGATTAATCTGGACGGTGGTAATTTCATGATTAGTCGTCCTTTGCGCTTACCTGGTGTCGGTGTAGGCAATGTCGTG aTACACGGAGGCAGTCTACGAGCTTCAGATGATTTTCCTTCGGATGGATACCTAATCGAATTATCATCGTCTTCCTCAGCCCCCAAGAACAGTTTTGATAACCAAAAAACCATCAACTCTTCATCTCAAGATGCGATCCttatttcttctccttcatcCTATAATTACGAATATATCTCTTTCAAAGACCTTCTCTTGGATTCCAATTTCAGAGGTGGCGGCATTTCCGTCCTCAATTCCTTAAGAATAACCATCGACAATTGCTACATTACTCATTTCACCACCATCGGTATTTCTGTTCAAGGCGGTCACGAGACCTACATCCGCTCCTCTTTCCTCGGCCAACACATTACTGCCGGCGGTGATCCAGGTGAACGAAACTTCTCCGGAACTGGAATCAGTCTCCTTGGCAATGACAACGCCGTCACTGACGTTGTCATTTTCTCCGCTGCCACTGGAGTCCTCGTCCAAGGTCAAGCCAACGTTCTCACGGGCGTTCATTGCTACAACAAGGCTACTGGATTCGGGGGTACAGGAATTTACTTGCAATTACCAGGATTAACGCAGACTAGAATCTTGAATTCGTACATGGATTACACCGGAATCGTAGCGGAAGATCCAGTTCAACTCCAGATTGCCAACACATTCTTCCTTGGCGACTCTTATATCACGCTGAAATCAATGAACGGCGTGGCGAGTGGAGTGAACATCGTGGACAATATGTTCAGTGGATCGGACAAAGGAGTGGCCATCGTTCAACTGGACGAATCCAAATCGGCATTCAAGCAAGTAGATCAAGTGGTGGTAGAGAGAAACAACGTGAGAGGAATGCAAGCGAAATCAACGGTTGGAAGCGCAGAATTGGAAGGAAACGGAACTTCATGGGTTCTGGATTTCAATCCTGTTCTGTTGTTTCCAAATCTCATTAAGAACGTTCAGTACACGTTTCGAAGCATTGACAACGGATTTCCGAAGCATATAGTGAGAAATGTATCGGATAATCGGGTGGTGATTGAGACGGACGTTGCGGTGGTGGGAAGCGTGTTTGCGAGGGTGGATCAGGGGACGAGTTAG
- the LOC101206493 gene encoding uncharacterized protein LOC101206493 yields MANVIMKFFIASLFMWITPITLLHGFNHNWIPGSTQLNPHSLTLLSGFLAVISVNVVIAIYIIMAMKEPSSKHEPDPTFLAEAKASINQSTGKADGPSQAQNKKEE; encoded by the exons ATGGCAAACGTCATTATGAAGTTCTTTATTGCATCCCTGTTTATGTGGATAACTCCCATCACATTGTTACATGGTTTTAACCATAATTGGATTCCTG GTTCAACACAATTAAACCCTCATTCTCTTACACTATTGAGTGGATTCCTTGCTGTCATATCAGTCAACGTTGTCATTGCTATCTATATTATAATGGCAATGAAAGAACCTTCTAGTAAACATGAACCGGATCCTACATTCCTTGCCGAGGCGAAGGCTAGCATAAACCAGTCTACTGGGAAAGCAGATGGCCCCTCGCAAGCTCAAAATAAGAAGGAAGAATAG
- the LOC101206110 gene encoding glycine-rich RNA-binding protein 4, mitochondrial, which produces MWATTVSFPSVSNLRGPIFPNNRLVASNRISLNLRASFFDYPLASRLMVRNLPYSTNESRLQEEFSNFGEIAEVLLAKDRSTKRPKGYAFIQYTCQDDAMLALETMDCKIFDGRMIYVEIATPGSGSFGGYPRASGPPKERPNERANVDQEDVADCWY; this is translated from the exons ATGTGGGCGACCACCGTCTCCTTCCCTTCAGTTTCAAATCTTCGGGGACCCATTTTTCCGAATAATCGACTTGTCGCTTCCAATCGCATATCTCTGAATCTTCGAGCTTCTTTCTTTGATTATCCTCTTGCCAGTAGACTCATGGTTAGAA ATTTACCATACTCCACCAATGAGAGTCGACTGCAAGAAGAATTCTCGAATTTTGGTGAGATTGCTGAAG TGTTATTAGCAAAAGATCGATCAACAAAAAGACCAAAAGGTTACGCGTTTATTCAATACACGTGCCAAGACGATGCGATGCTCGCTCTGGAAACTATGGATTGCAAG ATATTTGATGGAAGGATGATCTATGTGGAAATTGCAACACCTGGTAGTGGTTCCTTTGGAGGATATCCAAGAGCCTCTGGACCCCCAAAAGAGCGGCCTAATGAGCGGGCTAACGTGGATCAAGAAGATGTGGCAGATTGTTGGTATTGA
- the LOC101207706 gene encoding RING-H2 finger protein ATL73: MLASSFMEPSPSPSLNPSPSVSITDPHEHVLGGNFNLIVLVVAIVCAVVCTLGLNTMLICILQCANHSLRQTVQWVALRGLNSGMKKQDMVALPTSTYTNSGSPISPSSTSACAICLIDFSNGDKASAQVQGLYRSHCVIMSSKIEQVKKQ, encoded by the exons ATGCTTGCTTCTTCGTTCATGGAGCCCTCACCTTCTCCTTCCCTTAATCCATCCCCAAGCGTGTCTATCACGGACCCTCACGAGCATGTACTAGGTGGCAACTTCAACCTCATTGTTCTCGTCGTTGCAATTGTTTGCGCCGTTGTTTGCACGCTTGGTCTAAATACCATGCTGATATGTATACTTCAATGTGCGAATCACTCTCTTAGACAAACAGTCCAATGGGTGGCTTTAAGGGGACTGAACTCAGGCATGAAGAAGCAAGACATGGTTGCCCTCCCAACTTCAACTTACACCAACTCTGGATCACCGATTTCGCCTTCATCTACTTCAGCCTGTGCTATCTGCCTCATCGACTTCTCAAACGGGGATAAA GCATCAGCTCAAGTCCAAGGACTCTATAGATCACATTGTGTAataatgtcaagtaaaattgAACAAGTGAAGAAGCAGTAG